GTTttaaaatttgtccaaatttataGTATAAATGCTCAACATCTACAAtacaataaaacacaaaaaaatgatAAAGTTCACAGAGATATATAACTCTAAAAAAAGGTTCATAGAGATGTATTTACTGTGGACTAGTTAGCTCGAATGAACCAATTACACGTATTGTGAATTGTGATACGAAAAAAAAAATACTCCCAGCAATGCACGAGGAGGAGTACCATATATTAACGGATCGACGTCCCTACTCGACGGATTGTCCTCACTAGTTCCAGTGATTCTTAGCGAGAAGAGGTTGGCGAGGAATTAGATGATGTAATggtggaggaggagccggcggtcATGGGAGTCATGTCCATGGGATAGCTCCCCAGCACCCTTAAGAACGAGGTGAACTCCTGGACCTCTGCAAGCGCCTTTTGCACGCGCGGATCGGCAAGGGATGCCTGGAAGTCCACGTAGAACATGTAGTCGAACGTCTTGGTGGCCGTGCCGCTGCTGGCATCGTCGACAAGGCGGGCCGGCCGGTACGGGCGGCTCTCGATCTTGGTGAGGCTGATGTCGCGGAAGGCGAAGGCGGAGAGCACCTTGAAGAGCATGGAGGTGCCCTCCTTGTCGTGGGCGAACACGATGCTGGTTTTGAAGGGCCGGTCCATGCGCGGGACGATTGGCTCCCTCGCCAGCATCACGAACCGCGTGACGTTGCCGCAGTCGTCCTGGATGCCGTCGGCGAGCACCTCCATGCCGTACAGCTCGGCAGCGCGGGAGGACGCGATGGCGGCCGTGTCACGGAGGCCGTTGGCGGCGATGTACTCGGCGGCGCCGGCGGTGTCGTCGAAAGCTTCGCGAGCAGCGTTGAGGCCCATGCGGGTGAGCGTGTGCTCGCACTGCGCCAGCGCCTGCGGGTGGCTGATGACGCGGGTGATGTCCTCCTTGCGCACGCCCGGCAGCGCGAGGAGGCAGTGGTGCACGGGGAGCTGCACCTCGCCGACGATGTGGAGGCGGTGACGGAGCAGGAGGTCGTAGTTCCGGTGGATGCTGCCGCCGAGCGAGTTCTCCACGGGGAGCACGGCGCGGTCCGCGATCCAGTTCTCCACGGCCTGGAACGCCACGTCGAACTGGTCGCAGGGGACGGCGTCGCAGCCCTGGTACGCCTTGCCGGCCGCCTTCTCGCTGTACGCCCCAGGCACACCCTGGTACGCCACACGCAGCTCTGAACCGTGCATCGGCGCGGGGCACAGGTCCGCGATCCGGAGCGGTGCCGGCAGGTTCCTTGCGCCGCCATTAGTAGTGCTCACGGAGACCAAGTCCAGCATCGCCCCGTTtggagccgccgccgctgccatcgcgacgtGGCCGTTGGTGGAGTGGGAGACGAGCGCGGCCACCTTGCTGGAGAGCACGGCACAGCTGGCGAGCCACTCCGTCCGGCTTGCAACGACGGCGCCCTGCAGAGAGCACCTGACCACGGCACTGCCCCTCCTCGGATTGTGGCCCGCCGGTCTAAAACCCTGGCTAATGGGCGCCTTGACCAAACTCATGGCAGCCATGACTGACCACACCAATTACCTCTTCTTCTCTGTTGCTTTTTCAGGTATCTGAAATCGGAAGATAACGAGAAAACTGAAACTGCTAAACTGGTATCTGAAGCAGCTTCAAAGCGAGAAACTGAGATGGGGAGTGGGATGTGGTCATGTGGAGGGGGATATATGGAGCACTGTTTTCGGATTGGGTCTCCGGTTCGACTTATTATTCAATCGGCTCATGGGCCATTAGCCCCGTGGAACAATGCATGTGCCCTGCTACCGGCTTCCACGAAGACGGACAAAACATTCATAATTGAGGCATGACCCACGTTTTTGTTCGAATAACAAGTTGTAATTCCCACGTTTGTGCATTAGTTTCTCCGGTATATTAGTTATTTGGACTGTATGCCCCCTTAAGTCACACTGAGCTTCAAAGTAGCTTGTCCTTTGTGTGTCGGATATTCTAATTTAGGGGACGTAGGGTTTCTGCTTTAAGTTATTGGCTGAGTTCAGATTTGACCACTTCTGTTAATACTTATAATTTAGCCCTCGGGAGGTAACATATGAGTACATTTCATCACATTTTCGAAACGTGCAACACTCATCATTGCATTAAAATAGAAGAGAGTATGCTTACAAGACACAAACATACTATGGAGTCATAAAGCTCCACGGTCACAGACCACAATTCCAATTAAAATTAGGTTGGTTTACGCTGTGATGGCTTTGAGAACATGGTTAAAGAAGTCTAAGGTAGACCGGTGGTTGGGCGAAGTGTTGTTCAAAGGTAGAACAAAAAAAAATCGGGCATGGCGGCAACACCTTAGAGGATGGGTGTTTCACACCCATGGCTTATGAAAAACAAAAAATAAGTTTTTCAACGATTATTGATGATCGTGACCAATTTGTAAAAACTCGTCTGCTATATGATCAGGGGTTTAAACTTAACAGCTAGTTAAATGAACAAATTGCTCGACCTTTATGTCAGGAGGAGGTCAAGCGGTATCAAAATCCAAAGCTCAGTTCACATTAGAGGGAGACAATAATACAAGGTACTAGTGGAAAACAACGGCGATAGGAAGAATCACATTCACAATATCTACAGGAATGAGGCGACAATGGAGGGACATGATTACATGAAAGCTTATATAGCAAACAAATATAAGAACTCATTTGGGATGCCGCAAGAAGAAACTTCGCTCTTGATGAGTCCCTGAAGGAGGCCACCCCTTCGACTTTAGAGGGGGGAGGGTGGGGGGCTAAGAATGGTAGTTTTCTGGATGGAGCATAACAAGGCCTTGATCCTACTGGCTTTCCAAAAGAGTTCTACCCAAAACTATGGGAATCGAATAAGGATGACTTTTAGAACTATTTTGATCATGAAATATTGAACACTTTGGGGAGTTATCTTGTTGCCTACGACCAATGATAAAAAAGGACACAATATTTCCAATGTCATCTTCAAAATATTTTTGAAGGTCATGACTATTAGACTTAGCTCGGTGGTTGACCATGTTGTTCAACTAACATAAACAACCTTCATGCAATGAAGAAACATCCTTGATGGTTTGTTGATCGTACTAAAAAAATTATACCAAAAAATAAATTGTGTGATTTTTTGAAATATATTTTGAAAAGGATATAACAAAGTTAAATGGTATTTTCTTAAAGAAGTTCTCGGAAGGAAGGGCTTCTTAACAAAGTGGCACACTTGAATtcatgattttgtgtatggaggtagtacAACCATACAAGTCAATGATGATGTGGCTCATTACTTCCTCATAAAAGAAGACTCTGTTAAGGTGACCCTCTATCGACAATGATATTCAATATTGTGGTTGATGTATTGGCCATTATAATTCACGCACAGAAAACTCGGGCCAAATTGAGGGACTAGTTCCACATACAGTGGATAGTGGAATCTCTACCCTTCGGTACGCAAAGTCCCAAATGATAGGATCCTCTTTATGGAACATGACCGTGATGAAGATATGAAAATAAATTGAATACTCTCAGCATTCAAGAAACATTTGGGTCTACaaattaatttccataagagCGATTTTCTTGCTTCAAAGAAGCTAAAGAAGTTGCCTCTTAGTATGACAAAATATTCCTATATGAGTAGGGCCACTTCCCCATTAGTTATTTGGAATCCTAATTTAGTCTCGAAGACTATcaagttgttatcaccagaatttgaccggatcagaggtgggccgcgattaaagatgggcttgaaggatatacatggaagaaatacatgaatcagccttatatgcaaagtttgggctagtttgcccgtgtatctgtaatatagtaggatacgtgtcggttagatagagtttggcccgtgcccggttgggattattcccacgttagaaagtctacggactataaatatgtatctagggtttatgaaataaacaataaTCACGTTCACcataaaccaatctaggcgcatcgccaactcccttgtctcgagggtttcttccgggtaagcatcatgctgcctagatcgcatcttgcgatctaggcagtacacgtttattcgctgttcatgcgttgctcgtactgaagcctttttgatggcgagcaacgtagttatcttagatgtgttagggttagcattgttcatcgtatcatatgctgtcgtcgtgcaacccttagacgtctagccgcccttacacctatcttaggtgtaagggcggcaccccgcttgatcgttatttagtagatccgatccgttatgatt
This region of Lolium perenne isolate Kyuss_39 chromosome 2, Kyuss_2.0, whole genome shotgun sequence genomic DNA includes:
- the LOC127334681 gene encoding arogenate dehydratase 1 gives rise to the protein MAAMSLVKAPISQGFRPAGHNPRRGSAVVRCSLQGAVVASRTEWLASCAVLSSKVAALVSHSTNGHVAMAAAAAPNGAMLDLVSVSTTNGGARNLPAPLRIADLCPAPMHGSELRVAYQGVPGAYSEKAAGKAYQGCDAVPCDQFDVAFQAVENWIADRAVLPVENSLGGSIHRNYDLLLRHRLHIVGEVQLPVHHCLLALPGVRKEDITRVISHPQALAQCEHTLTRMGLNAAREAFDDTAGAAEYIAANGLRDTAAIASSRAAELYGMEVLADGIQDDCGNVTRFVMLAREPIVPRMDRPFKTSIVFAHDKEGTSMLFKVLSAFAFRDISLTKIESRPYRPARLVDDASSGTATKTFDYMFYVDFQASLADPRVQKALAEVQEFTSFLRVLGSYPMDMTPMTAGSSSTITSSNSSPTSSR